The Lentzea guizhouensis genome contains a region encoding:
- a CDS encoding PLP-dependent aminotransferase family protein encodes MVAVPAAAPVVRPVPPPSPAHVFTQEPADDVFESFRAARASIDLSPGVPDLASFPRQAWLRAERKVLATLEPAAFGYGDPRGTLLLRQAVSAWLARGRGIRVAPDDVLITAGVSQALGLLAKVLPAHDISTVAVEDPGSLGVRQHLANAGLTTPPVPVDDDGLRVDLLEASGAPAVMTTPAHQFPTGVVLAPERRRRLLRWPGVIVEDDYDAEHRYDRPPVPALRSMLDRVCYAGSVSKLLAPALRVGWLLVPAGYRDEIIAAKRLADLGNASLPQLVLAELMTSGELERQLRFLRRRHIRRRDAMIAAVRAELPGARVHGAAAGLHLTITFDAGFSDVELAARVLADGVKVQPLSWHCQADHAPGLVLGYAATTSGDIATAVAAIRRALPA; translated from the coding sequence GTGGTCGCGGTTCCGGCGGCCGCCCCGGTCGTCCGGCCCGTCCCGCCACCCTCGCCGGCGCACGTCTTCACCCAGGAGCCGGCCGACGACGTGTTCGAGTCCTTCCGCGCCGCCCGCGCGTCGATCGACCTCTCACCCGGTGTGCCCGACCTCGCCTCCTTCCCGCGCCAAGCCTGGCTGCGCGCCGAACGCAAGGTGCTCGCCACCCTCGAACCCGCCGCGTTCGGCTACGGCGACCCGCGCGGCACACTGCTGCTGCGCCAGGCCGTCTCCGCGTGGCTCGCCCGTGGCCGCGGCATCCGCGTCGCCCCGGACGACGTGCTGATCACCGCCGGTGTCTCCCAGGCACTCGGCCTGCTCGCGAAGGTGTTGCCAGCACACGACATCAGCACCGTGGCCGTCGAGGACCCCGGCTCGCTCGGCGTGCGCCAGCACCTCGCCAACGCGGGCCTCACGACCCCGCCGGTCCCGGTCGACGACGACGGCCTGCGGGTCGACCTGCTGGAGGCGAGCGGCGCACCGGCGGTGATGACCACGCCCGCGCACCAGTTCCCGACCGGTGTCGTGCTCGCCCCGGAACGCCGCCGCCGGCTGCTGCGCTGGCCGGGCGTGATCGTCGAGGACGACTACGACGCCGAGCACCGCTACGACCGCCCGCCCGTGCCCGCGCTGCGCTCGATGCTCGACCGGGTCTGCTACGCGGGCAGCGTGTCGAAGCTGCTGGCACCGGCGCTGCGGGTCGGCTGGCTGCTGGTGCCCGCCGGGTACCGCGACGAGATCATCGCCGCCAAGCGCCTGGCCGACCTCGGCAACGCCTCCCTGCCCCAGCTCGTGCTGGCCGAGCTGATGACCTCCGGCGAGCTCGAACGCCAGCTGCGGTTCCTGCGCCGCCGCCACATCCGCCGCCGCGACGCCATGATCGCCGCCGTCCGCGCCGAGCTGCCCGGCGCCCGAGTGCACGGCGCCGCCGCCGGACTGCACCTCACGATCACGTTCGACGCCGGGTTCTCCGACGTCGAGCTCGCCGCACGAGTGCTCGCCGACGGGGTGAAGGTGCAGCCGCTGTCGTGGCACTGCCAGGCGGACCACGCGCCGGGGCTGGTGCTCGGGTACGCGGCGACGACGTCAGGGGACATCGCGACGGCGGTGGCCGCGATCAGGCGCGCGCTGCCCGCGTGA
- a CDS encoding TIGR03086 family metal-binding protein — translation MKLSVLLDRARDHALPVIATITDDDLTKPTPCADYDVRALLDHLLHVVVEFQKLAVKQDADFSSTPHYPDWRERYPVESAELVEAWGQPGADEGIAGNMKMPASVVGGLALLDLTIHASDLAQATGQRFEPDPEVLTAVDGLVEQMGPTALEWNVFKAPTEPPADATAFERLLAKTGRDPRWSA, via the coding sequence ATGAAGCTCAGCGTTCTGCTCGACCGTGCCCGCGACCACGCGTTGCCCGTCATCGCGACCATCACCGACGACGACCTCACCAAGCCGACCCCGTGCGCCGACTACGACGTGCGCGCGTTGCTCGACCATCTGCTGCACGTCGTCGTGGAGTTCCAGAAGCTCGCGGTCAAGCAGGACGCCGACTTCAGCTCCACCCCGCACTACCCGGACTGGCGCGAGCGGTACCCGGTCGAGTCCGCCGAGCTCGTCGAGGCGTGGGGGCAGCCCGGCGCGGACGAGGGCATCGCCGGCAACATGAAGATGCCCGCCTCCGTCGTCGGCGGGCTGGCGCTGCTCGACCTCACCATCCACGCCTCCGACCTCGCGCAGGCCACCGGGCAGCGCTTCGAGCCCGACCCCGAGGTCCTCACCGCCGTCGACGGCCTGGTCGAGCAGATGGGCCCGACCGCCCTGGAGTGGAACGTGTTCAAGGCGCCGACCGAGCCTCCCGCCGACGCGACCGCGTTCGAGCGGCTGCTGGCCAAGACCGGTCGCGACCCGCGCTGGAGTGCTTGA
- a CDS encoding RNA polymerase sigma factor: MGATTSVHRTIDAVWRMESAKVIAALARYVRDVGLAEEMAQDALVAALEQWPVEGVPKNPGAWLMTTAKRRAIDQIRRRENLSRKVEEIGRDVQEAAPDASEGIEDEIGDDLLSLMFTACHPVLGTEARVALTLKMLGGLKTEEIARAFLVSDSTVAQRIVRAKKALADAGVPFEVPEGPELATRLASVLEVIYLIFNEGYSATQGDHWMRPELCAEALRLGRVLAELAPKEAEVHGLVALMEIQASRAKARTAPDGTPILLLEQDRAKWDWLLVGRGLTALERAEALNQPPGPYYVQAALAACHARARRPEDTDWRRIASLYEVLARLSPSPVVELNRAVALSMAYGPAAGLALVDEIAGAKALQGYHLLPSVRGDFLVKLGRTDEARAEFEKAAGLTRNEREKALLLDRAAACAT, translated from the coding sequence ATGGGGGCTACGACCTCGGTGCATCGGACGATCGACGCGGTCTGGCGGATGGAGTCGGCGAAGGTGATCGCCGCGCTCGCCAGGTACGTGCGCGACGTCGGGCTCGCGGAAGAGATGGCGCAGGACGCGCTCGTCGCGGCGTTGGAGCAGTGGCCGGTCGAGGGGGTGCCGAAGAACCCCGGGGCGTGGTTGATGACCACGGCCAAGCGGCGGGCCATCGACCAGATCCGGCGGCGGGAGAACCTCAGCCGCAAGGTCGAGGAGATCGGGCGGGACGTCCAGGAGGCCGCGCCGGACGCCAGTGAGGGCATCGAGGACGAGATCGGCGACGACCTGCTGAGTCTCATGTTCACCGCCTGTCACCCGGTGCTGGGCACCGAGGCGCGGGTCGCGCTCACGCTCAAGATGCTCGGTGGGCTCAAGACCGAGGAGATCGCGCGGGCGTTCCTGGTCAGCGACTCGACGGTGGCGCAGCGGATCGTGCGGGCGAAGAAGGCGCTGGCCGATGCCGGGGTGCCGTTCGAGGTCCCGGAGGGGCCGGAGCTGGCGACCAGGCTGGCCAGCGTGCTGGAGGTCATCTACCTGATCTTCAACGAGGGCTACTCCGCGACCCAGGGCGACCACTGGATGCGGCCCGAGCTGTGTGCGGAGGCGCTGCGGCTGGGGCGGGTGCTGGCCGAGCTCGCACCCAAGGAGGCCGAGGTCCACGGGCTGGTGGCGTTGATGGAGATCCAAGCGTCGCGGGCGAAGGCGCGCACGGCACCGGACGGGACGCCGATCCTGTTGCTGGAGCAGGACCGGGCCAAGTGGGACTGGCTGCTGGTCGGACGCGGGCTGACGGCGCTGGAGCGGGCGGAGGCGCTCAACCAGCCGCCCGGTCCCTACTACGTGCAGGCGGCGCTCGCGGCCTGTCACGCCCGTGCCCGCAGGCCCGAGGACACCGACTGGCGGCGGATCGCGTCGCTCTACGAGGTGCTCGCGCGGCTCTCGCCGTCGCCGGTGGTGGAGCTGAACCGGGCCGTGGCGTTGTCGATGGCCTACGGGCCGGCCGCCGGGCTCGCCCTCGTCGACGAGATCGCCGGCGCGAAGGCGTTGCAGGGCTACCACCTGCTGCCCAGCGTGCGGGGCGACTTCCTGGTGAAGCTCGGCCGCACCGACGAGGCGCGCGCGGAGTTCGAGAAGGCGGCCGGGCTCACCCGCAACGAACGGGAGAAGGCGCTGCTGCTCGACCGGGCCGCCGCCTGCGCTACGTGA
- a CDS encoding NAD(P)H-binding protein produces MTILVTGATGNVGRLVVRELAKHTGVRALTRNPAKASFPANVEVVGGNLDDPSSIPFEGVEKLYLFVHPPTAEDVVARAVKAGVRKIVTLSSGAVTYGYDRTHHLPVEQAVEASGIPWTHVRPGEFAVNKIDLWGPSIRADGTIVHPNPDEFGQPIHEADIADVAVAALLEDGHDGKAYTLSGPPQLTQREMARAIGEVVGRELRFVDVTVEEALAYYISLGWPEEIARYILGLNGYEGGEAVDFADYEFVVRPDFETVTGKPYRTFGQWARDHVADFT; encoded by the coding sequence GTGACGATCCTGGTGACCGGTGCGACCGGCAACGTCGGCCGGCTCGTCGTGCGCGAGCTGGCCAAGCACACCGGTGTGCGGGCGCTGACCCGCAACCCGGCCAAGGCGAGCTTCCCGGCGAACGTCGAGGTGGTGGGCGGCAACCTCGACGACCCGTCGAGCATTCCGTTCGAGGGCGTGGAGAAGCTGTACCTGTTCGTGCACCCTCCGACCGCCGAGGACGTCGTCGCCCGCGCCGTGAAAGCCGGCGTCCGCAAGATCGTGACGCTGTCCTCGGGCGCGGTGACCTACGGCTACGACCGGACGCACCACCTGCCGGTCGAACAGGCCGTCGAAGCGTCCGGTATCCCGTGGACGCACGTGCGGCCCGGCGAGTTCGCGGTCAACAAGATCGACCTCTGGGGCCCGTCGATCCGCGCCGACGGCACCATCGTGCACCCGAACCCGGACGAGTTCGGCCAGCCGATCCACGAGGCCGACATCGCCGACGTGGCGGTGGCGGCGCTGCTGGAGGACGGCCACGACGGCAAGGCGTACACGTTGAGCGGGCCGCCGCAGCTGACCCAGCGCGAGATGGCGCGGGCGATCGGCGAGGTGGTGGGGCGCGAGCTGCGGTTCGTGGACGTGACGGTCGAGGAGGCGCTGGCGTACTACATCAGCCTCGGGTGGCCGGAGGAAATCGCCCGGTACATCCTCGGGCTCAACGGCTACGAGGGTGGGGAGGCGGTCGACTTCGCCGACTACGAGTTCGTGGTGCGGCCCGACTTCGAGACGGTGACGGGGAAGCCGTACCGGACGTTCGGGCAGTGGGCGCGCGACCACGTCGCGGACTTCACCTGA
- a CDS encoding SDR family NAD(P)-dependent oxidoreductase, which yields MQSRVALVTGAGSGIGAGIAQELAELGHRVAVVDRNLDGAREVAARIGEAGGQAVAVACDVSDPASVSAAVEEVRTAFGPVEILVNNAGFAKDNHPLDMPLEDWDAVQGTLLRGAFLMLKATAPAMRDAGWGRIVNISSISAIVQGERINYVAAKAGVEGLTRGAALDLAPHGITVNAVGPGTVQTGMTVVSAARAGRTMEEHLEVVRESIPVGRIGTPHDIARAVLFFAAEDADFVTGQVIYVSGYPHG from the coding sequence ATGCAGTCACGTGTCGCGCTGGTCACCGGCGCTGGATCGGGAATCGGCGCCGGAATCGCGCAGGAGCTGGCCGAGCTCGGCCACCGGGTCGCCGTGGTCGACCGCAACCTCGACGGTGCCCGCGAGGTCGCCGCGCGGATCGGCGAGGCGGGTGGGCAGGCGGTCGCGGTGGCGTGCGACGTCAGCGACCCCGCCTCGGTGAGCGCGGCGGTCGAGGAGGTCCGCACGGCGTTCGGGCCGGTCGAGATCCTGGTCAACAACGCCGGCTTCGCGAAGGACAACCATCCGCTGGACATGCCGCTGGAGGACTGGGACGCGGTGCAGGGCACGTTGCTGCGCGGCGCGTTCCTGATGCTCAAGGCCACCGCGCCGGCGATGCGCGACGCCGGGTGGGGCCGGATCGTCAACATCTCCAGCATCTCCGCGATCGTGCAGGGCGAGCGGATCAACTACGTCGCCGCCAAGGCCGGTGTCGAGGGCCTGACCCGCGGCGCCGCGCTCGACCTCGCGCCGCACGGCATCACCGTCAACGCCGTCGGTCCCGGCACCGTGCAGACCGGCATGACCGTCGTGAGCGCCGCCCGCGCCGGGCGCACGATGGAGGAGCACCTGGAGGTGGTGCGCGAGTCCATCCCGGTGGGGCGGATCGGCACGCCGCACGACATCGCGCGGGCGGTGCTGTTCTTCGCCGCCGAGGACGCCGACTTCGTGACCGGACAGGTCATCTACGTCAGCGGCTACCCGCACGGCTGA
- a CDS encoding S8 family serine peptidase, producing MKRSHLAAGLAAAVVAATAAVPAGAAAPEQQVTAPGLTTKVTLITGDQVTVAGGEVHTRAAQGRERVGFRSYTDQRGDLHVVPLDAQDRLNSGELDPRLFDVSLLARSGYDDTATRSIPLIVQGQAISAADARALPSIGAHAVKADKNGSFWSGARAAGTGRIWLDGKVTASLDRSTAQVGAPQAWAKGFTGKDVTVAVLDTGVDETHPDLAGAVVESKNFSDSDTTDDRHGHGTHVASTITGDGKYKGIAPDSTIVSGKVLGDHGGGSESNIIAGMEWAATKAKVVNMSLGSSWPDEGTDPMSLALNRITAQTGALFVVAAGNSGGAIGSPAAADAALAVGAVDRDDELAEFSSRGPRWNNHAIKPDITAPGVDIVAAKAKNGRIGTPVGDAHVALSGTSMATPHVAGAAAVVAAQHPAWKAGDIKAALMNSARPNPALTAYEQGTGRLDVGKAVSGSVTTDAGSLSLGTAKWPHDDDQPTTQKLTYRNTGTAPVTVDLTVAEVKPAATGLFTVSPARLTIPAGGTADATVTADTRANVPDGIYSAAVVSSDGTRVALGVNKEVESYDVKLTFVDHEGKPTSNYNYRFVDLDKPVAYLRHDPSGSIVQRLPKGRYFFDSSVSTSGTGRDDNRVTAAIEPAFEVAADTEFVVDGRQGNQPGFRTDQQATAASSEMAFSLQATWGGTGTTWILRDFNGVFVRPSQTAYPAFAWHAQSVLAKPDGTGGFAGSPYQYHLRISENTRVPAEVQRTVRDRELARVNSVTHARVPGSIVQLSQGASGPVPLRVQEFYTPGVPWFDSLTEFAKLGEYPALGSQYAGSPRTYERGRTVTEHRNSAVYGPGLPHSPGAVRFAGRVGDLLRLDLPVHSSAGMIGSSTSTGRTTVTLDGQVISDQDYPGYAHIPGVPAEKRRYQAHVEAARDGLTSRLTADWSFTSEHVPGEEYRSVPLLAVRFAPRLDDHNRARAGRPLTFPVTVERNGAGQVTDLKDPAVQVSYDEGLTWKPVPLRKARDKWLVTLWHPKDATSVSLKARAADAGGEVQQTIIRAYELTK from the coding sequence TTGAAACGATCACATCTCGCCGCGGGGCTCGCGGCTGCCGTGGTTGCGGCCACGGCAGCCGTCCCCGCCGGCGCGGCGGCACCCGAACAGCAGGTCACAGCACCAGGGCTGACCACGAAGGTCACGCTCATCACCGGCGACCAGGTCACCGTCGCCGGCGGCGAGGTCCACACCCGCGCCGCGCAGGGCCGCGAACGCGTCGGGTTCCGCAGCTACACCGACCAGCGGGGCGACCTGCACGTCGTGCCGCTCGACGCGCAGGACCGGCTCAACTCCGGTGAGCTCGACCCGAGACTCTTCGACGTCTCGCTGCTCGCCAGATCCGGCTACGACGACACGGCCACCAGGTCCATCCCGCTGATCGTGCAGGGGCAGGCGATCAGCGCGGCGGACGCACGCGCGTTGCCGAGCATCGGCGCGCACGCGGTCAAGGCCGACAAGAACGGCTCGTTCTGGTCCGGTGCCAGGGCGGCGGGCACCGGCAGGATCTGGCTCGACGGCAAGGTCACCGCGTCACTGGACCGCAGCACCGCGCAGGTCGGCGCACCGCAGGCGTGGGCCAAGGGCTTCACCGGCAAGGACGTCACCGTCGCCGTGCTCGACACCGGCGTCGACGAGACCCACCCCGACCTCGCGGGTGCCGTGGTGGAGTCCAAGAACTTCAGCGACAGCGACACCACCGACGACCGGCACGGTCACGGCACGCACGTCGCCTCCACCATCACCGGCGACGGCAAGTACAAAGGCATCGCACCCGACTCCACGATCGTCAGCGGCAAGGTCCTCGGCGACCACGGCGGCGGCAGCGAGTCCAACATCATCGCCGGCATGGAGTGGGCCGCGACCAAGGCCAAGGTCGTCAACATGAGCCTCGGCAGCTCGTGGCCCGACGAGGGCACCGACCCGATGTCGCTGGCGCTCAACCGGATCACCGCGCAGACCGGCGCGCTGTTCGTGGTCGCGGCAGGCAACTCCGGTGGCGCGATCGGCTCGCCCGCGGCCGCCGACGCGGCCCTCGCCGTCGGCGCCGTGGACCGCGACGACGAGCTCGCCGAGTTCTCCTCCCGCGGCCCCCGCTGGAACAACCACGCCATCAAACCCGACATCACCGCGCCGGGCGTCGACATCGTTGCCGCCAAGGCCAAGAACGGCCGCATCGGCACCCCGGTCGGCGACGCGCACGTGGCGCTGTCGGGCACCTCGATGGCCACCCCGCACGTGGCCGGAGCGGCCGCCGTCGTCGCCGCGCAGCACCCGGCGTGGAAGGCCGGGGACATCAAGGCCGCGCTGATGAACTCCGCCAGGCCCAACCCCGCGCTCACCGCCTACGAGCAGGGCACCGGACGCCTCGACGTCGGCAAGGCCGTGTCCGGCTCCGTGACCACCGACGCCGGCAGCCTCTCGCTGGGCACCGCGAAGTGGCCGCACGACGACGACCAGCCGACCACCCAGAAGCTGACCTACCGCAACACCGGTACCGCGCCGGTCACGGTCGACCTGACCGTCGCCGAGGTCAAGCCCGCGGCGACCGGCCTGTTCACCGTGTCCCCGGCCCGGCTCACCATCCCGGCCGGCGGCACCGCCGACGCGACCGTCACCGCCGACACCAGGGCGAACGTGCCCGACGGCATCTACAGCGCCGCCGTCGTCTCCTCCGACGGCACGCGGGTCGCGCTGGGGGTGAACAAGGAGGTCGAGAGCTACGACGTGAAGCTCACGTTCGTCGACCACGAGGGCAAGCCGACGTCCAACTACAACTACCGGTTCGTCGACCTGGACAAGCCGGTCGCCTACCTGCGGCACGACCCGTCCGGCTCGATCGTGCAGCGACTGCCCAAGGGCAGGTACTTCTTCGACTCCTCGGTCAGCACCAGCGGCACCGGCAGGGACGACAACAGGGTCACCGCCGCCATCGAGCCCGCGTTCGAGGTCGCCGCGGACACCGAGTTCGTGGTCGACGGACGGCAGGGCAACCAGCCCGGCTTCCGCACCGACCAGCAGGCGACCGCGGCGAGCTCCGAGATGGCCTTCTCCCTGCAGGCGACCTGGGGAGGCACGGGCACGACGTGGATCCTGCGCGACTTCAACGGCGTGTTCGTCCGCCCGTCGCAGACCGCGTACCCGGCGTTCGCCTGGCACGCGCAGTCGGTCCTGGCCAAGCCGGACGGCACCGGCGGCTTCGCCGGCAGCCCGTACCAGTACCACCTGCGGATCAGCGAGAACACCCGTGTGCCCGCCGAGGTGCAACGCACCGTGCGCGACCGTGAGCTCGCACGGGTGAACTCCGTGACGCACGCACGGGTGCCGGGCTCCATCGTGCAGCTCAGCCAGGGCGCGTCCGGCCCGGTGCCGTTGCGGGTGCAGGAGTTCTACACCCCGGGCGTGCCGTGGTTCGACTCGCTCACCGAGTTCGCCAAGCTCGGCGAGTACCCGGCGCTGGGCTCCCAGTACGCCGGTTCGCCGCGCACCTACGAACGCGGCCGCACCGTGACCGAGCACCGCAACAGCGCCGTCTACGGCCCCGGTCTGCCGCACTCGCCCGGTGCCGTGCGGTTCGCCGGCCGCGTGGGCGACCTGCTGCGCCTGGACCTGCCGGTGCACAGCTCCGCCGGCATGATCGGCAGCAGCACGTCGACCGGTCGCACCACGGTGACGCTGGACGGTCAGGTCATCTCCGACCAGGACTACCCCGGCTACGCCCACATCCCCGGCGTTCCGGCGGAGAAGCGCCGCTACCAGGCCCACGTCGAGGCGGCCCGCGACGGGCTGACGTCGCGGCTGACGGCGGACTGGTCGTTCACCTCCGAGCACGTGCCCGGCGAGGAGTACCGGTCCGTCCCGCTGCTGGCCGTGCGGTTCGCGCCGCGGCTCGACGACCACAACCGGGCACGGGCGGGCCGTCCGCTCACGTTCCCGGTGACCGTCGAGCGCAACGGCGCCGGCCAGGTCACCGACCTCAAGGATCCGGCGGTGCAGGTGTCCTACGACGAGGGCCTGACCTGGAAGCCGGTGCCGCTGCGCAAGGCCCGCGACAAGTGGCTGGTCACGCTGTGGCACCCGAAGGACGCCACGTCGGTGTCGCTCAAGGCCCGCGCGGCCGACGCGGGCGGTGAGGTGCAGCAGACCATCATCCGCGCGTACGAGCTGACGAAGTAG
- a CDS encoding LysE family translocator, translating to MSIAFLLTTLVAVATPGTGVLYTLSAGLAHGRRASVIAAFGCTLGIVPHVLATVTGLAALLHASPLAFEVVKYLGVAYLLYLAWSTLRDRSDLVADAPVETSARRIVTTAVLINLLNPKLTIFFVAFLPQFAATTGDMVVLSGVFMALTFVGFALYGVFAASMRDRVLRRPRVVVWLRRFFAASFVALGLKLALT from the coding sequence ATGAGCATCGCTTTCCTCCTCACGACGCTGGTCGCGGTCGCGACCCCCGGCACCGGGGTGCTGTACACGTTGTCCGCCGGTCTGGCGCACGGGCGGCGGGCGAGTGTGATCGCCGCGTTCGGGTGCACGCTCGGGATCGTGCCGCACGTGCTGGCGACGGTCACCGGTCTCGCGGCGTTGCTGCACGCGAGCCCGCTGGCGTTCGAGGTCGTGAAGTACCTGGGTGTGGCCTACCTGCTGTACCTGGCGTGGAGCACGCTGCGGGACCGTTCCGACCTGGTGGCGGACGCCCCGGTGGAGACGTCGGCGCGCAGGATCGTCACGACCGCGGTGCTGATCAACCTGCTCAACCCGAAGCTGACGATCTTCTTCGTGGCGTTCCTGCCGCAGTTCGCCGCCACGACGGGCGACATGGTGGTGCTGAGCGGGGTGTTCATGGCCCTGACGTTCGTCGGGTTCGCGCTCTACGGCGTGTTCGCGGCGTCCATGCGCGACCGGGTGCTGCGCCGCCCGCGGGTGGTGGTGTGGCTGCGCCGGTTCTTCGCGGCCTCGTTCGTCGCGCTCGGTCTGAAGCTCGCCCTCACGTAG
- a CDS encoding DUF6597 domain-containing transcriptional factor, with the protein MSGPRRDTRGIVDARELFARVRFRRRLPAAELRPYLEHYWLVDGVVEQPYTTHVVPHPSVNVVFERGHAHPEIAGVGLGLFSRVFDGCVRVAGVQFRPGGFRPFRAEPVSEWTGRHVRLTDVPAGLVLDVEDEDERVAALDAFLLGLGPVPDPQATLAMDLVQRIRDDREIRRVADFARAQGVAVRTMQRLFADYVGVSPKWVILRYRIHEALERAETDVEWAGLAADLGYSDQAHLVRDFTQTVGVSPAAYAKALA; encoded by the coding sequence GTGAGCGGGCCGCGCCGGGACACCAGGGGAATCGTCGACGCACGGGAGCTGTTCGCCCGCGTCCGGTTCCGCCGCCGGCTGCCCGCTGCCGAGCTGCGGCCGTACCTGGAGCACTACTGGCTGGTCGACGGGGTGGTGGAGCAGCCGTACACCACGCACGTCGTGCCGCACCCGTCGGTGAACGTGGTGTTCGAACGCGGGCACGCGCACCCGGAGATCGCCGGGGTCGGGCTCGGGTTGTTCAGCCGGGTGTTCGACGGGTGTGTGCGGGTGGCGGGGGTGCAGTTCCGGCCGGGCGGGTTCCGGCCGTTCCGCGCCGAGCCGGTGTCCGAGTGGACCGGCCGGCACGTGCGGCTGACCGACGTGCCCGCCGGCCTGGTGCTGGACGTGGAGGACGAGGACGAACGGGTGGCCGCGCTGGACGCGTTCCTGCTGGGCCTCGGCCCGGTGCCGGACCCGCAGGCGACGCTCGCGATGGACCTGGTGCAACGCATCCGCGACGACCGGGAGATCCGCCGGGTCGCCGACTTCGCGCGGGCCCAGGGGGTGGCGGTGCGGACGATGCAACGGTTGTTCGCGGACTACGTCGGGGTGAGCCCGAAGTGGGTGATCCTGCGGTACCGGATCCACGAGGCGCTGGAACGGGCCGAGACGGACGTGGAGTGGGCGGGTCTCGCGGCGGACCTGGGGTACAGCGACCAGGCGCACCTGGTCCGCGACTTCACCCAGACCGTCGGCGTCTCCCCCGCCGCGTATGCCAAAGCGCTGGCCTAG
- a CDS encoding aspartate/glutamate racemase family protein, whose protein sequence is MLTIGMLGGMSWESTAEYYRLANTAVRERLGGLHSARIVLHSVDFAEIERMQVESRWDDAAKALAQAAQQVQAGGADLLLICTNTMHKVYDQVQAAVDIPVVHLGDTTAAAIKAAGLTTVGLLGTGFTMVQPFYRERLEQHGLTVLLPSPEDQATVHRIIYDELCLGIVTDESRRAYQQVVDRFEGAQGVILGCTEIELLISQDDVPLPVFPTTRLHVEAAVDRALA, encoded by the coding sequence ATGCTGACCATCGGAATGCTCGGCGGGATGAGCTGGGAGAGCACCGCGGAGTACTACCGGCTCGCCAACACCGCGGTGCGCGAACGCCTGGGCGGCCTGCACTCCGCTCGGATCGTGCTGCACTCGGTCGACTTCGCCGAGATCGAACGCATGCAGGTCGAGTCCAGGTGGGACGACGCCGCCAAGGCACTCGCCCAGGCCGCGCAACAGGTCCAGGCCGGCGGCGCCGACCTCCTGCTCATCTGCACCAACACCATGCACAAGGTGTACGACCAGGTCCAGGCCGCCGTGGACATCCCGGTGGTCCACCTCGGCGACACCACCGCCGCGGCGATCAAGGCCGCCGGGCTGACCACGGTCGGGCTGCTCGGCACCGGGTTCACGATGGTCCAGCCGTTCTACCGCGAACGCCTCGAACAGCACGGCCTCACGGTGCTCCTGCCCTCGCCGGAAGACCAGGCGACCGTGCACCGGATCATCTACGACGAGCTGTGCCTCGGCATCGTGACCGACGAGTCGCGCCGGGCGTACCAGCAGGTCGTCGACCGGTTCGAGGGCGCGCAGGGCGTGATCCTCGGCTGCACCGAGATCGAGCTGCTGATCAGCCAGGACGACGTGCCGCTGCCGGTGTTCCCGACCACCCGGCTGCACGTCGAGGCCGCTGTGGACCGGGCGCTGGCCTGA
- a CDS encoding GNAT family N-acetyltransferase, translated as MTTDLLTAEDVQLMQGLAQRVTATHPGLVNSDASYGELAWNWGRAHATESHAWRRRLWFADNDLVAWGWAQLPRQVRRRDGSTHDITGAYLAYQVDPDHAGLVDEVIDWFDGVASGVERTVLPCADDEFGLRRWAAHGYSEDQSALDDWTQLNERDLTDIAEPVLPHGFRFRTAAEAGAEAVVRAHVDAWPRSVYTVEAYEDLRQTAPYREDLHVLVEAPDGTMACSAIMWLDEVNRTAEFEPVGTHPDFRRRGLATAMLLHGMRLARAAGATHMTVACLGAEGRPAARELYYGVGFRMLARDVPLVKPADRA; from the coding sequence GTGACCACCGATCTCCTCACCGCCGAGGACGTCCAGCTCATGCAGGGCCTGGCCCAACGGGTCACCGCCACCCACCCCGGCCTCGTCAACAGCGACGCCTCCTACGGCGAGCTCGCCTGGAACTGGGGCCGCGCCCACGCCACCGAGAGTCATGCGTGGCGTCGCCGGTTGTGGTTCGCGGACAACGACCTCGTGGCGTGGGGCTGGGCCCAGCTCCCCCGGCAGGTCCGCCGCCGGGACGGCTCGACGCACGACATCACCGGCGCCTACCTGGCCTACCAGGTCGACCCCGACCACGCCGGGCTGGTCGACGAGGTGATCGACTGGTTCGACGGCGTGGCATCCGGTGTCGAGCGCACGGTGCTGCCCTGCGCGGACGACGAGTTCGGGCTGCGGCGGTGGGCGGCGCACGGGTACTCCGAGGACCAGAGCGCGCTCGACGACTGGACCCAGCTCAACGAACGCGACCTCACCGACATCGCCGAACCCGTGCTGCCGCATGGGTTCCGGTTCCGCACCGCCGCCGAGGCAGGCGCGGAGGCGGTCGTGCGGGCTCATGTCGACGCCTGGCCCAGGTCGGTCTACACGGTCGAGGCGTACGAGGACCTCCGGCAGACGGCGCCCTACCGCGAAGATCTGCACGTCTTGGTGGAAGCGCCGGACGGGACGATGGCGTGCTCGGCGATCATGTGGCTCGACGAGGTGAACAGGACCGCGGAGTTCGAACCTGTCGGCACGCACCCGGACTTCCGGCGCCGGGGTCTGGCCACGGCGATGTTGCTGCACGGGATGCGGCTGGCGCGTGCCGCCGGGGCGACGCACATGACGGTCGCGTGCCTGGGTGCGGAAGGGCGTCCGGCGGCGCGGGAGCTGTACTACGGCGTCGGGTTCCGGATGCTGGCGCGGGACGTGCCGCTGGTCAAGCCCGCCGACCGCGCCTGA